From the Ascaphus truei isolate aAscTru1 chromosome 15, aAscTru1.hap1, whole genome shotgun sequence genome, one window contains:
- the LOC142466750 gene encoding uncharacterized protein LOC142466750, with translation MAPTQTVLSSKCEHSTTDSSELLKARKKKKKKGGITVEVAEGIKNENLTSESAFDERDMLQLKATHRRSPRIVEEKKDAPTQTLQAAQKAIDCLYERLDKEQEAKIALQSCLSSAIAKCVLQEKEREQLERDRVILSSKLEKAYADNAQYQNFMAQVGAKLEASEEKNCHFNIELRSLREIFEGLNSSFEMVTQKCKNLCVQVSEGDKKLHELGEEKKQLAQEKLDMQTALQNAERVLQEERVSLERRTQAENMLQSQLRELRAHLQDAKERWVNAEERQRVLQEESFQTAYKIKMLEEYLSTQCVPKEQHEELKVTLSITRASLEEERSGRARPGSASSRKSLSDSGSTETSPLSPPGDVGEVGDLKEFVLRPAPRGVTVRCRISRDKKVMDRGLYPTYYMHLERDENHKLFLLAGRKRKKSKTSNYLISIDPTDMSREAGSFTGKLRSNLMGTKFTVFDRGVSPARAQGQSENAASRQELAAICYETNVLGFKGPRKMAVLIPGKNFNHERIPFQPHNDSESLLSKWQNKCQENIIELHNKAPVWNDDTQSYVFNFHGRVTHASVKNFQIVHDNDLEYPLPTDKPPEVGHLESPFHQGLREEPGGSSGERS, from the coding sequence atggctcccactcaaacagtcttgagcagtaaatgtgaacacagtaccactgattcttcagaacttctcaaagcaaggaagaagaagaagaagaagggaggcattactgtggaagttgcagaaggaattaagaatgaaaatttaacctcagagtctgcatttgatgaaagagatatgctgcagcttaaggcaactcacagacgtagcccaagaatagtggaagagaagaaagatgctcctactcagacgcttcaagctgcacagaaagcgattgattgtctttatgaacgtttagataaggagcaagaggccaagattgcactacaaagctgtctatcttcagcaattgctaagtgtgttctccaggagaaagaaagagagcagttggagagggacagggtaatcctgtcaagtaagctggagaaggcctatgctgataatgcgcagtaccagaatttcatggctcaagttggcgcaaaactggaagcctctgaggagaagaattgccacttcaacatagaactacgttctttgagagagatcttcgaaggattaaatagcagttttgaaatggtaacccagaagtgcaagaatctctgtgtccaggtcagtgaaggagataagaaactccatgaattaggagaggagaagaagcagttggcccaggaaaagttggatatgcagacagcactgcagaatgcagagagagtgctgcaagaggaacgtgtctccctggagcggcgcactcaGGCAgagaatatgctgcagagtcagctgcgagaactacgTGCACATCTGCAGGACGccaaggagagatgggtgaatgctgaagagagACAGCGAGTATTGCAGgaggaaagtttccagactgcctacaagataaagatgctggaagagtatttgagtacccagtgtgtccccaaagaacagcatgaggagctgaaggtcacactgagcataaccagagcctcgctggaggaggagagGTCTGGGAGAGCACGGCCCGGTTCTGCCTCCAGCAGAAAGTCTCTTTCAGACTCTGGTTCCACAGAGACATCCCCTCTCAGTCCTCCTGGAGACGTGGGGGAAGTGGGCGACCTGAAGGAGTTTGTTCTGCGCCCCGCGCCACGCGGTGTCACCGTCAGATGTCGGATCAGCCGAGACAAGAAAGTGATGGACCGAGGACTGTACCCCACCTACTACATGCACCTGGAGCGGGACGAAAACCACAAGCTCTTTCTTCTCGCTgggaggaagagaaagaagagtAAAACGTCCAACTACTTGATATCTATTGATCCGACCGACATGTCCCGGGAGGCGGGCAGCTTTACTGGCAAACTCCGATCCAACCTAATGGGGACCAAGTTTACAGTGTTTGACCGCGGTGTTAGCCCAGCCAGGGCTCAGGGACAGTCAGAGAATGCAGCGTCCCGGCAAGAACTGGCGGCTATTTGCTATGAAACTAACGTCCTCGGGTTTAAGGGTCCCCGGAAGATGGCGGTTCTCATTCCCGGAAAGAATTTCAATCACGAGCGCATCCCTTTCCAGCCACACAATGATTCGGAGAGCCTGCTGTCTAAATGGCAGAACAAGTGTCAGGAGAACATCATCGAGCTGCACAATAAGGCCCCCGTGTGGAATGATGACACTCAGTCTTACGTGTTCAACTTCCACGGGCGTGTCACACACGCATCTGTGAAGAACTTCCAGATTGTGCACGACAATGatctggagtaccctctgcccactgacaagccaccagaggtgggtcaccttgagtcgccgtttcatcaaggcctccgggaggagcctggaggatcgtccggagaacgctcctga